One region of Qipengyuania sp. SS22 genomic DNA includes:
- a CDS encoding Fe2+-dependent dioxygenase produces the protein MLTIIENLLDDEEVRAFRDRLADADWQDGASTAGTRSIAVKQNLQLPRQDALAQELGTAILRRLGQHPEFVSASLAEKIWPPVFNLYQDGGHYGTHSDAALMRLPEADLTIRSDLSATLFLSDPDSYDGGELIVEEQFGAQAVKLAAGDMVLYPSSSLHQVAPVTRGQRICAISWIQSAVADTSARALLYDLDQSIRALTPDRPQDDAEINRLIHIYHNLLRRWAQP, from the coding sequence ATGCTGACCATCATCGAGAACCTGCTGGACGATGAAGAGGTGCGCGCCTTTCGCGACCGGCTGGCCGATGCCGACTGGCAGGATGGGGCCAGCACCGCGGGGACGCGGTCGATCGCGGTGAAGCAGAACCTGCAATTGCCGCGGCAGGATGCGCTTGCGCAGGAACTCGGCACGGCGATCCTGCGCCGACTGGGCCAGCATCCCGAATTCGTCTCGGCTTCGCTGGCGGAGAAGATCTGGCCGCCGGTGTTCAATCTCTACCAGGATGGCGGCCATTACGGCACGCATTCGGATGCCGCGCTGATGCGCTTGCCCGAAGCCGATCTGACCATCCGCAGCGATCTTTCGGCGACGCTGTTCCTGTCCGATCCCGACAGCTACGACGGCGGCGAGCTGATCGTCGAAGAGCAGTTCGGCGCACAGGCGGTCAAGCTCGCCGCAGGCGACATGGTTCTCTACCCCTCATCCAGCCTGCACCAGGTCGCGCCTGTCACCCGCGGGCAGCGGATCTGCGCGATCAGCTGGATCCAGAGCGCAGTGGCCGATACCTCGGCGCGTGCGCTGCTTTACGATCTCGACCAGTCGATCCGCGCGTTGACGCCCGACCGTCCGCAGGACGATGCCGAGATCAACCGCTTGATCCACATCTATCACAATCTGCTGCGGCGCTGGGCGCAGCCGTGA
- a CDS encoding TonB-dependent receptor, protein MRDRNQGVIRPISLRGAGRSTAVAAIGLSAALIAGNAKAQDANEEEEVVLDTLQIEDATADVNPNAQPGVPYKARTSGDLRRVKPLSETPQTIQVLTEQQLEEQGATDLRDVLDNVPGVTVGTGENGNAFGDRYIIRGHEARSDVFVDGLRDPGMTTRETFAVDQIEITKGPSSSFAGRGSTGGAVNSITKKASTDYQFTRVDAGIGTDDYYRVTLDANVPLTDTFAVRANLLYGYEEVPNRNFSDRERYGAAVSAAFKPSDTFELVLDYYHLTAEDTPDLGGYVPRPTGTGPSDVTVYQPWDDVPSYAQTGDFLESDVDTFTGRIYITPFDGFSIVNSTRYGETSNGYVLTGLRGGAYDPDTDTFAPVTLSSHQGNQEVEYFVNQFNVIGEFTTGSLAHNLIVGTEYSNLKVANGTYDVTNNGATNCVTAGRGGSLNPSYCITDENRNVLFGESEIHNLLQRDIVRSDVDSDWQVETLSVYAMDTIDFTDWLSIHGGIRMDAFSYSNVVDSRGTVTPFGYSDTLWNGHAGVGVKPMEEVYVYFNYGSAKNINGGESDLGGNCGYGGICVDDGTDIGDGRPESSDSFELGVKADLFDDRFMLTAAAFQITKGDVFESAGDGYTPGGSLNTGENRVRGIEFGLVGNITPKLLAQAALTVMESEITDSNDPDKIGRRLSNFANTQFSGQIRYQATDAIAFGGTATYKGALYTGQPDDAASFVDALGVHTYRVPDYWTFDAFVSMDFNQNFGARVNVTNVTDEDYYLSGYRSGHFLYKGDERRATLTLTGKF, encoded by the coding sequence ATGAGGGATCGTAACCAGGGCGTGATCCGTCCGATCAGCCTGCGCGGTGCCGGACGGAGCACTGCAGTGGCGGCCATCGGCCTGTCGGCAGCGCTGATCGCCGGCAACGCCAAGGCACAGGATGCCAATGAAGAAGAGGAAGTCGTCCTCGACACGCTGCAGATCGAAGATGCCACCGCCGACGTCAATCCGAACGCGCAGCCGGGTGTGCCCTACAAGGCGCGCACTTCGGGCGATTTGCGCCGCGTGAAGCCATTGTCGGAAACCCCGCAGACGATCCAGGTGCTGACCGAACAGCAGCTCGAGGAACAGGGCGCGACCGATCTGCGCGACGTGCTCGACAACGTCCCCGGCGTGACCGTGGGTACGGGCGAGAACGGCAACGCCTTTGGCGACCGCTACATCATCCGCGGCCATGAAGCGCGCAGCGACGTGTTCGTCGACGGCCTGCGCGATCCCGGCATGACCACGCGCGAAACCTTCGCGGTCGACCAGATCGAGATCACCAAGGGGCCGAGCTCGAGCTTCGCGGGCCGCGGTTCGACCGGCGGCGCGGTCAATTCGATCACCAAAAAGGCCAGCACCGATTACCAGTTCACGCGCGTCGACGCCGGCATCGGCACCGACGATTATTACCGCGTGACGCTCGACGCCAATGTGCCGCTGACCGACACGTTCGCGGTGCGCGCCAACCTGCTCTACGGCTATGAGGAAGTGCCCAACCGCAACTTCTCCGACCGCGAGCGTTACGGTGCAGCCGTATCGGCGGCGTTCAAGCCCAGCGACACCTTCGAACTGGTGCTCGACTATTACCACCTCACGGCGGAAGATACGCCTGATCTGGGCGGCTATGTCCCGCGCCCGACCGGCACCGGCCCGAGCGATGTGACGGTCTACCAGCCGTGGGACGATGTGCCCAGTTACGCGCAGACCGGCGACTTCCTCGAATCCGATGTCGATACTTTCACCGGTCGGATCTACATCACCCCGTTCGACGGCTTCTCGATCGTCAACTCGACCCGCTATGGCGAAACCAGCAATGGGTACGTCCTCACCGGCCTGCGTGGCGGCGCCTATGATCCGGACACCGACACCTTCGCCCCGGTCACGCTGAGCAGCCATCAGGGCAATCAGGAAGTCGAGTATTTCGTCAACCAGTTCAACGTGATCGGCGAATTCACCACCGGCAGCCTGGCGCACAATCTGATCGTCGGCACCGAATATTCGAACCTGAAGGTCGCCAATGGCACCTATGACGTGACCAACAACGGTGCGACCAATTGCGTCACTGCCGGTCGTGGTGGTAGTCTCAACCCGAGCTATTGCATCACCGACGAAAACCGCAATGTGCTGTTCGGCGAAAGCGAAATCCACAACCTGCTGCAGCGCGACATCGTTCGCAGCGATGTCGACAGCGACTGGCAGGTCGAAACGCTGTCGGTTTATGCAATGGACACGATCGACTTCACTGACTGGCTGTCGATCCATGGCGGCATCCGCATGGACGCCTTCAGCTACAGCAATGTGGTCGACAGCCGCGGTACGGTGACGCCCTTTGGCTACAGCGATACGCTGTGGAACGGCCATGCCGGCGTTGGCGTGAAGCCGATGGAAGAGGTCTACGTCTACTTCAACTACGGTTCGGCCAAGAACATCAACGGCGGCGAATCCGACCTTGGCGGCAATTGCGGCTACGGCGGGATCTGCGTCGATGACGGCACCGACATTGGCGATGGGCGCCCCGAAAGCAGCGACAGCTTCGAACTGGGCGTTAAAGCCGACCTGTTCGACGATCGCTTCATGCTGACTGCCGCGGCCTTCCAGATCACCAAGGGTGATGTGTTCGAATCCGCCGGCGACGGGTACACTCCGGGCGGCTCGCTCAACACCGGTGAAAACCGTGTGCGCGGTATCGAGTTTGGCCTTGTTGGCAACATCACGCCCAAGCTGCTCGCGCAGGCGGCACTGACTGTGATGGAATCGGAAATCACCGATTCGAACGATCCGGACAAGATCGGTCGCCGTCTGAGCAATTTCGCCAACACGCAGTTCAGCGGCCAGATCCGCTACCAGGCGACCGATGCGATCGCCTTCGGCGGGACCGCGACTTACAAGGGTGCGCTATACACCGGTCAGCCCGACGATGCGGCAAGCTTCGTCGACGCGCTGGGCGTGCACACTTATCGCGTGCCGGATTACTGGACCTTCGATGCTTTCGTGAGCATGGACTTCAACCAGAACTTCGGTGCCCGTGTGAACGTGACCAACGTAACCGACGAGGATTACTACCTCTCCGGCTATCGTTCGGGCCACTTCCTCTACAAGGGTGACGAACGCCGGGCGACGCTCACGCTCACCGGCAAGTTCTGA
- a CDS encoding energy transducer TonB, with amino-acid sequence MLGEAGRTNWMLGGGVAFAGHAAVVAGLLLIGTTPPKPIVEDPVVLLELPRQAAPAPAALNEQPVDALQPDYVPPQTFQPRIEAPQVRAPLPRDFVATPPPPPPLPSRRSVTPAPQPIAPVQPARNALAVAPEGSGTGTAATAGDDPKAKREEADYYALLSAHLNRKKRYPSEAKKARQQGVVTVRFTVLADGRISASSIRSSSGHALLDQATLDLMQRVAPLPKFPRSMTKDSVTISLPIDYSLRTR; translated from the coding sequence ATGCTGGGAGAGGCAGGACGCACCAATTGGATGCTGGGGGGCGGCGTCGCATTCGCCGGCCACGCAGCCGTGGTCGCGGGTCTGCTGCTTATCGGCACCACGCCGCCCAAGCCCATCGTCGAAGACCCGGTCGTCCTGCTCGAACTGCCCCGGCAGGCCGCCCCGGCGCCTGCGGCGCTGAACGAACAGCCGGTCGACGCGCTCCAGCCCGATTACGTACCGCCGCAGACTTTCCAGCCGCGCATCGAGGCACCGCAGGTCCGGGCGCCGTTGCCGCGCGATTTCGTCGCCACGCCGCCACCACCACCGCCGCTCCCCTCGCGGCGCAGCGTCACGCCCGCGCCGCAGCCCATCGCACCCGTCCAGCCCGCGCGCAATGCGCTGGCGGTCGCTCCCGAAGGCAGCGGCACCGGGACCGCCGCGACTGCGGGCGACGACCCCAAGGCCAAGCGCGAAGAGGCTGACTATTACGCGCTGTTAAGCGCGCATCTCAATCGCAAGAAGCGCTATCCGAGCGAGGCCAAGAAGGCGCGCCAGCAAGGCGTGGTGACGGTGCGGTTCACCGTGCTTGCCGATGGCCGGATCAGCGCCAGCTCGATCCGTTCCTCCAGCGGGCACGCCTTGCTCGACCAGGCCACGCTGGACCTGATGCAGCGCGTTGCGCCGCTGCCCAAATTCCCGCGATCGATGACCAAAGACAGCGTCACGATCTCGCTTCCTATCGACTATTCACTACGCACAAGATGA
- the exbD gene encoding TonB system transport protein ExbD — MALRLASDSEDLAVAHEINVTPFIDVMLVLLIIFMVAAPLATVDVKVDLPVSNAASAAKPEAPVYLSLQADGSILVNEDAVQLAALGAAITEATAGDREERVFLRADKAITYDAIMQAMNALRAAGYVHVALVGAESGAAAQ; from the coding sequence ATGGCGCTCCGGCTCGCCTCGGACAGCGAAGACCTCGCGGTCGCGCATGAAATCAATGTCACGCCGTTTATCGATGTGATGCTGGTGCTGCTGATCATCTTCATGGTCGCCGCGCCGCTCGCGACGGTCGATGTGAAGGTCGATCTGCCGGTGTCCAACGCGGCATCTGCAGCCAAGCCCGAAGCGCCGGTCTATCTGTCGCTGCAGGCCGACGGGTCGATCCTGGTCAATGAAGACGCGGTGCAACTGGCCGCGCTGGGTGCCGCGATCACCGAAGCGACCGCAGGCGACCGCGAAGAGCGGGTTTTCCTGCGCGCCGACAAGGCGATCACCTATGACGCAATCATGCAGGCGATGAACGCGCTGCGCGCCGCGGGCTATGTCCATGTGGCGCTGGTCGGTGCCGAATCCGGGGCAGCGGCGCAGTGA
- the exbB gene encoding tonB-system energizer ExbB yields MTAFPASAQAQVGGTQAGAPSLPTDLSVWGMFAQADWVVKLVMIGLVLASLVTWTVLVAKHLELARQRENAEQCRDKLAATQSLAQLDPAFADHPIVVQAREEIAQSAGSLDDREGLKERLVSRLDRHEAKVARKMTQGVTILGTIGATAPFVGLFGTVWGIMNSFIGIAEQQTTNLAVVAPGIAEALLATALGLVAAIPAVVIYNHFARAIAAHRAVVADSAAALLRVVSRDLSRGTLPEGKA; encoded by the coding sequence TTGACGGCCTTCCCCGCCAGCGCGCAGGCGCAGGTCGGTGGAACGCAAGCGGGCGCGCCTAGCCTGCCGACCGATCTCAGCGTCTGGGGCATGTTTGCGCAGGCCGACTGGGTGGTGAAGCTGGTGATGATCGGGCTAGTGCTGGCCTCGCTGGTCACCTGGACCGTGCTGGTCGCCAAGCATCTCGAACTCGCACGGCAACGCGAGAACGCCGAGCAGTGCCGCGACAAGCTCGCCGCCACGCAATCCCTGGCGCAGCTCGACCCCGCCTTCGCCGACCATCCGATCGTCGTCCAGGCGCGAGAAGAAATCGCCCAGTCGGCCGGGTCGCTTGACGACCGCGAAGGGCTGAAGGAACGGCTGGTCTCGCGGCTCGACCGGCACGAGGCGAAGGTTGCGCGCAAGATGACACAGGGCGTCACCATCCTCGGCACGATCGGGGCGACCGCACCCTTCGTCGGATTGTTCGGCACTGTCTGGGGCATCATGAACAGCTTCATCGGCATTGCCGAACAGCAGACTACCAATCTGGCAGTGGTCGCACCCGGTATTGCCGAAGCGCTGCTGGCCACCGCACTCGGACTCGTCGCCGCCATTCCGGCGGTGGTGATCTACAACCATTTTGCGCGCGCCATCGCGGCGCACCGTGCGGTTGTGGCGGATAGTGCGGCCGCGCTGCTGCGCGTGGTCTCGCGCGATCTCAGCCGTGGCACGCTGCCGGAGGGCAAGGCCTGA
- a CDS encoding ArsR/SmtB family transcription factor, whose translation MTGDELVDALKAVAHPVRLRILQALAGTERNVGEIDEVADIGQPTLSQQLAVLRNAGLVTTRKDAKLVFYRIDDQRVAAVSAALGGLAGIDIAPTRPTRSPAPGVANFARLT comes from the coding sequence ATGACCGGGGACGAACTGGTCGACGCGCTCAAGGCGGTCGCGCATCCGGTGCGCCTGCGCATCCTGCAAGCGCTCGCCGGGACCGAACGCAATGTCGGCGAGATCGACGAGGTGGCGGACATCGGCCAGCCGACGCTGTCGCAGCAGCTCGCCGTGCTGCGCAATGCCGGGCTGGTGACGACACGCAAGGACGCCAAGCTGGTCTTCTACCGCATCGACGATCAGCGGGTCGCGGCGGTTTCGGCTGCGCTCGGCGGCCTGGCCGGAATAGACATCGCTCCCACGCGTCCGACCCGCAGCCCGGCCCCGGGCGTCGCCAACTTCGCGCGGCTTACCTGA
- a CDS encoding peroxiredoxin: protein MTQPTSTDSGERIAPGAGLRIGDIAPDFSARSTAGDMRLSDCRGRWLVLFSHPADFTPVCTTEFVALAKAADQFAQRDCDLMALSVDSLFSHFAWLRMIRDRFDIEVRFPIIEDPTLVIGRAYGMVAPGDNDSATVRTTFFIDPHGVIRAMTCYPANVGRSTPEMLRTLDALQAVDKDPVLAPANWEPGEKLLRQPSAKLDDVFAAKDHTDWFLQEVGRGKRR, encoded by the coding sequence ATGACTCAACCTACTTCGACTGACAGTGGCGAGCGGATCGCCCCCGGGGCCGGCTTGCGGATCGGCGATATCGCCCCCGATTTTTCCGCCCGGAGCACTGCGGGCGACATGCGGCTGTCGGATTGCCGCGGCCGCTGGCTGGTCCTGTTCTCGCACCCGGCGGACTTCACTCCCGTCTGCACGACCGAGTTCGTGGCGCTGGCCAAGGCGGCGGACCAGTTCGCGCAGCGCGATTGCGATTTGATGGCGTTGTCGGTCGATAGCCTGTTCTCGCATTTCGCCTGGCTGCGGATGATCCGCGACCGGTTCGACATCGAAGTGCGTTTCCCGATCATCGAAGATCCCACGCTCGTCATCGGGCGCGCCTATGGCATGGTCGCGCCGGGCGATAATGACAGCGCCACGGTGCGCACGACCTTCTTCATCGATCCGCACGGCGTAATCCGCGCAATGACCTGCTATCCTGCCAATGTCGGACGCTCGACCCCCGAAATGCTCCGTACGCTCGATGCGCTGCAGGCGGTCGACAAGGATCCGGTGCTTGCGCCGGCGAATTGGGAGCCGGGAGAGAAGCTGCTGCGGCAGCCCAGCGCCAAGCTCGACGATGTCTTCGCGGCGAAGGATCACACCGACTGGTTCCTGCAGGAAGTGGGCCGGGGCAAGCGCAGATGA
- a CDS encoding MBL fold metallo-hydrolase: protein MQNDQSLQSASQQIARAQDDKGLRPSIAGFFDEATNTVSYVVHDPKTSEAAIIDSVLDFEAASGRTSNGSADRIVEYVTSNNLKVTWLIETHAHADHISAAPYLQTKLGGKLAIGREIIRVQEVFGKLFNAGTDFERDGSQFDKLFDDGETFKLGELEGIALHVPGHTPADMAFIIGDAAFVGDTIFMPDFGTARADFPGGDAHQLFRSIRRLLSLPDETRLFLCHDYKAPGRDEYAWETTVKQQREENVHVKDGVTEDDFVTMRTTRDKGLDMPKLIMPSVQVNIRGGRLPEPEDNGVSYIKIPVNAV from the coding sequence ATGCAAAACGATCAATCGCTACAATCGGCCTCCCAGCAGATCGCCCGCGCACAGGACGATAAGGGCCTGCGCCCGTCGATCGCCGGGTTCTTCGACGAAGCAACCAATACTGTCTCCTATGTGGTGCATGACCCCAAGACCAGCGAGGCCGCGATCATCGATTCGGTCCTCGATTTCGAAGCCGCTTCGGGGCGGACTTCGAACGGTTCCGCCGATCGAATCGTGGAATACGTCACTTCCAATAATCTGAAAGTGACGTGGCTGATCGAAACCCATGCGCATGCCGATCACATTTCGGCGGCGCCCTATCTGCAGACCAAGCTCGGCGGCAAGCTCGCCATCGGCCGCGAGATCATTCGCGTGCAGGAAGTGTTCGGGAAGCTGTTCAACGCCGGGACCGACTTCGAGCGTGACGGGTCGCAGTTCGACAAGCTGTTCGACGATGGCGAGACCTTCAAGCTCGGTGAGCTCGAGGGCATTGCGCTTCACGTTCCCGGTCACACGCCCGCTGACATGGCCTTCATCATCGGCGACGCGGCGTTTGTCGGCGACACGATCTTCATGCCCGACTTCGGTACTGCGCGGGCGGATTTTCCCGGCGGGGACGCGCATCAACTGTTCCGCTCGATCCGGCGCCTGCTGTCGCTGCCGGACGAAACGCGCCTGTTCCTGTGCCACGACTACAAGGCCCCGGGGCGCGACGAATATGCCTGGGAAACCACGGTCAAGCAGCAGCGCGAGGAGAACGTGCACGTCAAGGACGGCGTTACCGAGGACGATTTCGTCACCATGCGCACCACCCGCGACAAGGGCTTGGACATGCCCAAGCTGATCATGCCGTCGGTGCAGGTGAACATTCGCGGCGGACGCCTGCCCGAACCCGAGGATAATGGCGTGAGCTACATCAAGATCCCGGTGAACGCCGTATGA
- a CDS encoding YeeE/YedE family protein, translating into MMLPGFPDAAPLAGLAGGALIGLAAALMLLGLGRIAGVSGLAAKAVGLGGSGIARSAAWMFVIGLPLGALIVSLLSGGIDAQFANPLTLAVAGVLVGVGTRLGSGCTSGHGVCGVSRLSGRSIVATATFMVAGIATVALMNAMGLEVLQ; encoded by the coding sequence ATGATGTTGCCAGGATTTCCAGATGCTGCGCCGCTCGCCGGCCTGGCGGGCGGCGCACTTATCGGTCTTGCCGCAGCGCTGATGCTGCTGGGGCTTGGCCGTATCGCGGGCGTTTCCGGGCTGGCGGCGAAGGCAGTCGGTCTCGGGGGTAGCGGGATCGCGCGCAGCGCCGCGTGGATGTTCGTGATCGGCCTGCCGCTCGGCGCACTGATCGTATCGCTCCTCAGCGGCGGGATCGACGCGCAGTTCGCCAATCCGCTGACGCTGGCGGTGGCCGGTGTGTTGGTCGGGGTCGGAACCCGGCTCGGCAGCGGCTGCACCAGCGGGCACGGGGTTTGCGGGGTCAGCCGCCTGTCGGGCCGCTCGATCGTCGCCACGGCGACCTTCATGGTTGCGGGCATTGCCACCGTCGCGCTGATGAACGCGATGGGGCTGGAGGTATTGCAATGA
- a CDS encoding DUF6691 family protein yields MSRITFPSLIAGTLFGAGLALGGMTNPARVRGFLDIFGAWDPTLAFVMGGAVIVMAIAWRFVPRMAAPLFGEHFHLPTRSDLTPRLIGGAALFGIGWGVAGLCPGPGIAALVIEPASAAIFIMAMLAGMGLVRLFEGAGA; encoded by the coding sequence ATGAGCCGGATCACCTTTCCAAGCCTGATCGCAGGCACGCTGTTCGGCGCCGGACTGGCGCTGGGCGGGATGACCAATCCTGCGCGCGTGCGCGGATTTCTCGACATCTTCGGCGCCTGGGACCCGACACTTGCCTTCGTCATGGGCGGCGCGGTCATTGTTATGGCGATCGCCTGGCGGTTCGTGCCGCGTATGGCGGCGCCGCTGTTCGGCGAGCATTTCCACCTGCCGACCCGATCCGACCTTACCCCGCGCCTGATCGGCGGAGCGGCGCTGTTCGGCATCGGCTGGGGCGTGGCCGGACTGTGCCCCGGACCGGGCATCGCCGCGCTGGTGATCGAGCCCGCATCGGCAGCGATCTTTATCATGGCCATGCTAGCGGGCATGGGTCTTGTCCGGTTGTTCGAAGGAGCGGGCGCATGA
- a CDS encoding TIGR01244 family sulfur transferase — MTINEVTERFAVAPQVQVAEMQSVADAGYGTVICNRPDGEEDGQPTVAEMREAAERAGLAFHHIPVAGGAFPAEAIAAFRQVRQQAEGKVLAYCRTGTRSITLDTLANIEQLSADARIERARQAGYDLSALRPQLGT; from the coding sequence ATGACAATTAACGAAGTCACCGAGCGGTTCGCGGTCGCCCCGCAAGTGCAGGTCGCCGAGATGCAGAGCGTGGCCGATGCCGGCTACGGCACGGTCATCTGCAATCGCCCCGATGGCGAGGAGGACGGCCAGCCCACCGTGGCCGAGATGCGCGAAGCCGCCGAACGCGCGGGCCTGGCCTTTCACCATATCCCGGTGGCGGGCGGCGCGTTTCCCGCAGAGGCAATCGCCGCCTTTAGACAGGTCCGCCAGCAAGCTGAGGGCAAGGTCCTGGCCTATTGCCGCACCGGCACGCGCTCGATCACGCTCGATACGCTGGCGAATATCGAGCAGCTGAGCGCCGATGCGCGCATCGAGCGGGCACGGCAGGCAGGCTACGACCTGTCCGCCCTGCGCCCCCAGCTCGGCACCTAA